In Chryseobacterium sp. C-71, the genomic window TTTAAGAAACAGGCTTTTTAAGGAATCTATTTACTTGGCTTCCGTTGATTTGTATAATCAATTGGAGGATTACATCAAAGATAAAAATCAATTAGGTAAAGCGCTGAAAAATAAATTAAGAATTGCTTTAATCAAATATTTTAACCGAATGAGTACTCGATGTACGCCTTTCGGTTTGTTTTCTGGGGTCGGATTAGGGTGTTTTGATCAGCAATATTCATTTCCTGACACATCCATAAATTTAATGAAACTAAGAGAGACAAATCTGGACATGCATTTCTTAGTTTTTTTGTCAGAACAGTTATTGACAATTTCAGATATCAGATATCAAATTTTATTTTATCCTAATAACAGTATCTATAAAGTAGGTAAAAGGATACGCTATATTGAACATGAAAATAAGGATATGAAAAGAGATTATTTCATATCTACGGCACCGCTATCTCAAGAGTTAGAAAAAATTCTTGAAAATTCAAAAAAAGGTATGACCATTAGTCAATTGGCAGACGTAATTACTACAACCAATATTACCCAAGAAGAGGCAATAAATTATGTAAATGAGCTGATAGAAAATAGAGTCTTGGTAAGTGAGATGGAGCCAAATGTTGCAGGTGACGATTTTTTGGATAGTATTATTCTGATTTTAGATAGAATAGGAGAAGATGATAAAAAGGAAATTTTATTATCAATTAAAAGTAAGTTAGCTTTACTTGATCATAATATAGATAATTCTGTAATTGATTATAAGGAAATAGAATATCTGGTTAAAAGCCTTAATATTGACTACCAGCAAAAGTATTTGTTTCAGACAGACCTTTATTTTGATAATAAATTTACCCTGCCCATTCAATTGAAAAAAGATGTAAAGCAAGGAATTTCGGTTCTTAATAAAATCACTTTAGCTAATTTGCAAAATACAGCTTTGGAAAAGTTTAAAAATGCATTTTACGAAAGGTTTCAAAACGAAGAAATTCCGTTAGCATTTGCTTTAGATACCGAAATAGGTATTTGCTATAGAGAAGATATTAAACTTAAAGGGATTCATCACTACATAGAAGATTTGAACTTGCAATCTTCTAGTGAAAAAAATGGAATACAAGTCAAGTTAAATCCAATACAGATTCTTCTCAATCACAAAATGCAAAAAGTCTTGCAAAGTACAGAATGTATAATAAAACTTACAGACGAAGACTTGGCAGATTTTAGTGAACGGTGGGATGATTTACCGGATACATTGTATTTCATGACTGAATCAATATCAGAAGGTACCGAAAATAAAGTATATATTAATTACGGAGGGGGGAACGCAGGGCGTTTATTAGGCAGATTCTGTTCAGAGAAATCTGAAGTAAAGTCTTTGTTTCGTGAAATTTTGCAAAAAGAAGATGACTTGAGACCAGAAAAAATTTCAGCGGAAATCATACATCTACCGGAGGCTAGAATAGGAAATATTTTGAGGCGCTCTAATACCAAAGAATATGAAATTCCTTATTTAGCAAAATCACTTTTGCCGGATGATAAACAAATTTTTATTGACGATTTGACCTTGTCTATTAGTAATGACCGACTTATTTTACGTTCTAAGTTACATAATAAAGAAGTGATACCCTCTATCAATAACGCACATAATTATTCCTCCAACTCATTACCTCTCTATCAGTTTTTGTGTGACTTTAGTTCGCAAAATATCCGGTCTGGGTTGTATTTTGACTGGGGTGGACTTGCTAAGATTTATCGTTTCTTGCCGAGAGTAGAATACAAAAATATTATTCTTTCCAAAGCTAGATGGAAAATTTTCCCTGAAGAAATCAAGAAATTTTTATCTCATTTACAAAATTCGGATAAATATTTTATACTTAAAGAAATTGAATATTGGAGAAATCTTAATAAAATTCCTCAATGGGTTCAGTGGGTTCAAGATGATAACACGCTGGCTATTAATTTACAAAATTTAGATTTAGTTAATCTGTTTTTTTTATCTATCAAAAATGAAAAGGAAGTAATTGTTGAAGAATTTTTGTGTAACGAAGAACAGAACTTTACAAGTCAGTTTATATTTCCTTTATTTAAAAATTAAATACTATGCAGATTAGAAAATTTTCACTGAAAAGTGAATGGTTGTTCTTTAAAATTTATTGTGGTGTAAAGATGTCTGATTTTCTGCTGAATGATGTGATACATCCTTTAATATATGATTTAAGAAAAAAAAACATGATTGAGAAATGGTTTTTCATCCGTTACTCAGATCCAAGACCTCATTTAAGATTACGCATTCAGCTTAAAGAAGTGGAAAATTATCAAAAAACTTTTGATATGATAACTGCTATCTTCAAAGAGTATATTGATTCCCGAGAAATTGAAAATATTGTTTTAGACTCTTATGAGCGAGAACTTGAAAGATATGGTCATAATACCACAGAGTTGGCAGAAGTTTTATTCTGTAATAGTAGCGATTTGGTACTGAATTTTTTAGATTATGACGACGAAGAGAAAATTATCGTATCAATGTTTTATATCGAAAACTTCCTTGAGGAGATTGATTTGACTAAAGAACAGCAAAGTGAATTGATAAATTGTTCAAATTTAGCTTTTAAAAAAGAGTTTCATGCTGATAAAAGTTTGAACCTTCAGCTAAAGCAAAAGTTTTCAGTTTTTAAATCAAAATATGAAGAATTTAAAAAGTCTTCTGAATTTACAGAAGTAAGGACTTTAATAATGGGCAGCATTACGAAGAGTAAGGCAACTATTGGAACAGCTGCAGACTTTGATTCTTTCTTTTCCTTTATGATTAGTGTATTTCACATGCACCTTAACAGATCCTTTGTTTCTAATCAAAGAGTATTTGAGATGATCGTTTATGACTATTTGCAGAGATGTTTTATGTTAAATGTTAGTAATGAAAAAAAACATAAATATGATGGTAAAGTATTGGATATTAGTGTTCTGGGCTATTAAATAGGATTCTATATTTATAAATCTAGTTAGCTTCGGTTATGAGTTATATTATTTACGATTTATGTTTGTAGTGAGAACAATATTATAGCGAAATCCGAAAAGCTTATAGAGTAGGAAAAAAATTAAATATCTTAAATTATGAAGTCAACTAATGACAAAAAAAAGAAAGTTATCAATGATTTAGTAAAGAAAAAAATCGATGGGTTACAAAAGATTTATGGTGGAATCGGGTGCACGGTACCTCCAAAACCAATCGTAGTTAATCCACCTAAATGCTATATTTGCTTAGTAACTCCTCCTAAAGATCCTAATGGACCTGTTCAGGCTTAAAAATTTATTACAAATAAAGAAGGAATGATTATCATTCCTTCTTTAAATAACAATTTTATATTACAAATTTTATGCATAAAGATCTAAATAATTTACTTACTTACAGAAATGAAGATGTCGTAGATCGTTTTTTAAAAATGTACGATGTATCAGAACAGGAAGCTTTGGAAATATTTGACGAGACTTTGAAATGGCTTTGGTTAGGTAATCAAATTGAAGGTGTTTTTATTGATGATTCTACGTTAATTATTGACGAAATGTGGCATAACTTTATTTTATTTACTCAGGACTATGAGTTTTTTTGCTTAAATAACTTCGGAAGATATATTCATCATCAGCCAGAAAGAAGAAAGCAACAAGATTATTATGCTATTTCCTTAAATGTTGAAGAACACAAAAGCAAATTAGAGAATCTCTATGAGGGAGTTTATGATTATCTTGGTGAAGACACCTTACTAAAGTGGTACGAAGAATTTCCCAGAAAGTATTCGTTAGAAAACATTAAAAAAATCAGAAGATGAAGAAGTTATTTTTTGTCTATGTAATTCTACTGTCTAAGATTTTTTACTGTCAAAACTCCGCAATAAATCTGGAACAAACATTTCCGGAAA contains:
- a CDS encoding lantibiotic dehydratase family protein yields the protein MPRFPYTFFSQFAVRVPTLPYKDFKEIFSKDTDDKKLELILRNRLFKESIYLASVDLYNQLEDYIKDKNQLGKALKNKLRIALIKYFNRMSTRCTPFGLFSGVGLGCFDQQYSFPDTSINLMKLRETNLDMHFLVFLSEQLLTISDIRYQILFYPNNSIYKVGKRIRYIEHENKDMKRDYFISTAPLSQELEKILENSKKGMTISQLADVITTTNITQEEAINYVNELIENRVLVSEMEPNVAGDDFLDSIILILDRIGEDDKKEILLSIKSKLALLDHNIDNSVIDYKEIEYLVKSLNIDYQQKYLFQTDLYFDNKFTLPIQLKKDVKQGISVLNKITLANLQNTALEKFKNAFYERFQNEEIPLAFALDTEIGICYREDIKLKGIHHYIEDLNLQSSSEKNGIQVKLNPIQILLNHKMQKVLQSTECIIKLTDEDLADFSERWDDLPDTLYFMTESISEGTENKVYINYGGGNAGRLLGRFCSEKSEVKSLFREILQKEDDLRPEKISAEIIHLPEARIGNILRRSNTKEYEIPYLAKSLLPDDKQIFIDDLTLSISNDRLILRSKLHNKEVIPSINNAHNYSSNSLPLYQFLCDFSSQNIRSGLYFDWGGLAKIYRFLPRVEYKNIILSKARWKIFPEEIKKFLSHLQNSDKYFILKEIEYWRNLNKIPQWVQWVQDDNTLAINLQNLDLVNLFFLSIKNEKEVIVEEFLCNEEQNFTSQFIFPLFKN
- a CDS encoding thiopeptide-type bacteriocin biosynthesis protein produces the protein MQIRKFSLKSEWLFFKIYCGVKMSDFLLNDVIHPLIYDLRKKNMIEKWFFIRYSDPRPHLRLRIQLKEVENYQKTFDMITAIFKEYIDSREIENIVLDSYERELERYGHNTTELAEVLFCNSSDLVLNFLDYDDEEKIIVSMFYIENFLEEIDLTKEQQSELINCSNLAFKKEFHADKSLNLQLKQKFSVFKSKYEEFKKSSEFTEVRTLIMGSITKSKATIGTAADFDSFFSFMISVFHMHLNRSFVSNQRVFEMIVYDYLQRCFMLNVSNEKKHKYDGKVLDISVLGY